A genomic window from Martelella lutilitoris includes:
- a CDS encoding carbohydrate ABC transporter permease, with protein MKKKQGFKVGRVAIPVLGTFWLAVTTLPFIFVAFMSLKTQQETFVNPVWALPESFNLSNYIEVLEGSFLIYLRNSLFVISTSVVIIILLSSMAAYALARLKFKFSDSLFALIVAGMIVPLHVTLVPVYLMTRSMGLYDTPAGLIGPYVAISLPISVFILTEFMRQVPKELEEAAMLDGCGPFKIYWKIFLPLAGPGISTVAIYNGIMLWNEFVFAYVLTSSTDKRTLPLAVWDFQGQYASNVPAIMAVVTLSALPLIIVYAIGQEKIVNGMMAGSLKG; from the coding sequence ATGAAAAAGAAACAAGGATTCAAGGTCGGACGCGTCGCCATTCCGGTGCTCGGCACCTTCTGGCTGGCCGTCACCACCCTACCCTTCATCTTCGTCGCCTTCATGAGCCTGAAGACGCAGCAGGAAACCTTCGTCAACCCGGTCTGGGCGCTGCCGGAGAGCTTCAACCTTTCCAACTATATCGAGGTGCTCGAGGGTTCCTTCCTGATCTATCTGAGGAACAGCCTGTTCGTGATCTCGACCTCGGTCGTCATCATCATCCTGTTGTCCTCGATGGCGGCCTATGCGCTGGCACGGCTGAAATTCAAGTTTTCCGACAGCCTGTTCGCCCTCATCGTCGCCGGCATGATCGTTCCGCTGCACGTCACGCTCGTGCCGGTCTACCTGATGACCCGCTCCATGGGGCTCTACGACACGCCGGCCGGCCTGATCGGCCCCTATGTGGCCATCAGCCTGCCGATCTCCGTGTTCATCCTGACGGAATTCATGCGCCAGGTGCCGAAGGAGCTCGAGGAAGCCGCCATGCTCGACGGCTGCGGCCCGTTCAAGATCTACTGGAAGATCTTCCTGCCGCTCGCCGGACCCGGCATTTCCACGGTCGCGATCTATAACGGGATCATGCTGTGGAACGAGTTCGTCTTCGCCTATGTGCTGACGTCCTCGACCGACAAACGCACGCTGCCGCTGGCGGTCTGGGACTTCCAGGGCCAGTACGCATCGAATGTCCCCGCCATCATGGCCGTCGTCACCCTTTCCGCCCTGCCCTTGATCATCGTCTACGCCATCGGTCAGGAAAAGATCGTCAACGGCATGATGGCCGGCTCGCTCAAGGGCTGA
- a CDS encoding ABC transporter ATP-binding protein: protein MTQILLENVEKRFGKLTVLHDINLNIEDGQFCVFLGPSGCGKSTLLRMIAGIEEITEGDLAIGGEIMNDVPPAERRVAMVFQNYALYPHMSVYENMAFGLKQAKTPKADIERRVNEAARMLQIEPLLDRRPKQLSGGQRQRVAIGRAIVRQPAVFLFDEPLSNLDAALRVHMRSEIANLHRDYPEASMIYVTHDQTEAMALADRIVLLRAGPDVVRKGSIAQVGAPLELYHRPANLFAAGFLGSPSMNFLKVRLEGADEDGARVKLETGETLRVPVSTEGLSKDAELTLGVRPEHMHPAEDDVGEQVIRRKVRAVENFGEYSHLYLNESTEKPMIAKVAEDVLKVPEKPMAFFVKPAACHLFDAEGEALAYLPSVPGPHELGSTDAV from the coding sequence ATGACACAGATCCTTCTCGAAAACGTCGAAAAGCGCTTCGGCAAGCTCACCGTCCTGCACGACATCAACCTCAACATCGAAGACGGCCAGTTCTGCGTCTTCCTCGGGCCGTCAGGCTGCGGCAAGTCCACGCTTTTGCGCATGATCGCCGGTATCGAGGAGATCACCGAAGGCGATCTTGCAATCGGCGGCGAAATCATGAACGACGTGCCGCCGGCAGAACGCCGCGTGGCGATGGTGTTCCAGAACTACGCGCTCTACCCGCATATGAGCGTTTATGAGAACATGGCCTTCGGGCTGAAACAGGCGAAGACGCCGAAGGCCGACATCGAAAGGCGCGTCAACGAGGCTGCCCGCATGCTGCAGATCGAGCCGCTGCTCGACCGCCGCCCCAAGCAGCTCTCCGGCGGCCAGCGCCAGCGCGTCGCCATCGGCCGCGCCATCGTCCGCCAGCCCGCCGTCTTCCTGTTCGACGAACCGCTGTCGAACCTCGATGCGGCGCTGCGCGTTCACATGCGTTCCGAGATCGCCAATCTGCACCGCGACTATCCCGAAGCCAGCATGATCTATGTGACCCACGACCAGACGGAAGCCATGGCGCTTGCCGACAGGATCGTACTGTTGCGCGCCGGTCCGGACGTAGTCAGGAAAGGCAGCATCGCCCAGGTCGGGGCGCCGCTCGAGCTCTACCACCGCCCGGCCAATCTCTTTGCGGCGGGCTTTCTCGGCTCGCCGTCGATGAATTTCCTCAAGGTGAGGCTCGAAGGCGCCGATGAAGACGGCGCCAGGGTGAAGCTCGAGACCGGCGAGACCTTGCGCGTGCCTGTGTCGACCGAAGGCCTTTCGAAAGACGCCGAACTGACGCTCGGCGTCCGCCCCGAGCACATGCATCCGGCCGAGGACGACGTCGGCGAGCAGGTGATCCGCCGCAAGGTGCGCGCCGTCGAGAATTTCGGCGAATACAGCCATCTCTATCTCAACGAGAGCACGGAAAAGCCGATGATCGCCAAGGTCGCCGAGGATGTGCTGAAGGTTCCGGAAAAGCCGATGGCCTTCTTCGTCAAGCCCGCGGCCTGCCATCTGTTCGATGCCGAGGGCGAGGCGCTTGCCTACCTGCCAAGCGTGCCCGGCCCGCATGAACTGGGCTCGACCGACGCCGTCTGA
- a CDS encoding glycoside hydrolase family 3 N-terminal domain-containing protein, giving the protein MNTVASNCLYKDPSQPIEARVADLLGRMTIEEKIGQMHAVWLFLEEDGNHRTRSDQFTGSSDPETLKSMLSSGLGQVTRPLGTRSIDAAEGVRALNALQKFMVEETRLGIPVMSHEECLSGLMIKGATLFPSSLSFGATFNPDLIEKVGAEIGREARAIGCHQGLAPVLDVARDARWGRTEESIGEDPYLTGVIATAYVKGLQGADRGVLATLKHYAGHSASEGGRNHAPVHMGWRELNDMFMLPFEMAVKLANAGSVMPAYHDIDGEPVHASHHLMTKVLREDWGFDGLVVADYVGVSLLYQHHGIAENRAEAAALSFNAGLDVELPGDDCAKDLKEALSRGLITQAKIDEIAARILREKFRLGLFENPYADDGKIVLQRREAVDVARQTAEESVTILDNNGILPLSPGKKVAVIGPTADDPLALLGDYAFPVHLIHNEAQEEVESVVTPLAGLRAKLGAENVIYARGCNILDERKAGAPVFPGDVDDSTSLEQASSLSSRLDMIPSAVEAAKNADVAIVCVGDLSGIFQTGTVGEGSDADTLDLPGVQQKLLDAVIETGKPVIVVLSSGRPYNLGGAEEKIAAQVMTFFSGQEGGTALASVLTGAVEPSGRLTLSIPHNVGAAPYFYNHSFKSSGTPIARHFGSRYPFGHGLSYTDFEFSDLRLESETVDIETGTVHLSFMVKNVGDRDGIAVPQLYVRDEIATLVRPVKELKAFGKLALKHGTSARVTFEVPTDMLNFTGYEGYRIVEPGFFTLMVGVSSGDIKLKARVEVTGERRKLPADWRMLSGFAVDKA; this is encoded by the coding sequence ATGAACACCGTCGCAAGCAATTGCCTGTACAAAGACCCCTCGCAGCCGATCGAGGCACGTGTCGCGGATCTCCTCGGCCGCATGACGATCGAGGAGAAAATCGGCCAGATGCATGCCGTCTGGCTCTTCCTTGAAGAAGACGGCAACCACCGGACGCGCTCCGACCAGTTCACCGGTTCCTCCGATCCCGAGACGCTCAAAAGCATGCTGTCCTCCGGCCTCGGACAGGTCACGCGGCCTCTCGGCACCCGCAGCATCGATGCTGCGGAGGGCGTGCGGGCGCTGAACGCGCTGCAGAAGTTCATGGTCGAGGAAACGCGGCTCGGCATCCCGGTCATGTCGCATGAGGAATGCCTGTCCGGGCTGATGATCAAGGGCGCGACGCTGTTTCCCTCCTCGCTCTCCTTCGGAGCGACGTTCAACCCGGACCTGATCGAGAAGGTGGGCGCGGAGATCGGCCGGGAAGCCCGCGCCATCGGTTGTCACCAGGGGCTCGCCCCCGTGCTCGATGTCGCCCGCGACGCCCGATGGGGCCGCACGGAGGAAAGCATCGGCGAAGACCCCTACCTCACCGGCGTCATCGCCACGGCCTATGTCAAAGGCCTGCAGGGCGCGGATCGCGGCGTTCTGGCGACGCTGAAACATTACGCCGGCCATTCCGCCAGCGAGGGCGGCCGCAACCACGCCCCCGTCCATATGGGCTGGCGCGAACTCAACGACATGTTCATGCTGCCCTTCGAAATGGCGGTGAAGCTCGCCAATGCCGGCTCCGTCATGCCCGCCTACCACGATATCGACGGCGAGCCGGTGCATGCCTCGCACCACTTGATGACCAAGGTGCTGCGCGAAGACTGGGGCTTTGACGGCCTTGTCGTCGCAGATTATGTCGGCGTCAGCCTGCTCTACCAGCATCACGGCATTGCCGAGAACCGCGCGGAAGCGGCCGCCCTCTCCTTCAACGCCGGTCTGGATGTCGAGCTTCCCGGCGACGATTGCGCCAAGGACCTGAAGGAGGCGCTTTCGCGCGGGCTGATCACGCAAGCAAAGATCGACGAGATCGCCGCCCGGATATTGCGCGAGAAATTCCGTCTCGGCCTGTTCGAAAACCCGTATGCGGACGATGGCAAGATCGTGCTCCAGCGCAGGGAGGCCGTCGACGTCGCACGGCAGACGGCGGAGGAATCCGTCACCATTCTCGACAATAACGGCATCCTGCCGCTTAGCCCCGGCAAGAAGGTCGCCGTCATCGGCCCGACGGCGGACGACCCGCTCGCCCTTCTCGGCGATTATGCCTTCCCGGTTCATCTGATCCACAACGAAGCCCAGGAAGAGGTCGAAAGCGTCGTCACGCCGCTTGCCGGTCTGAGGGCGAAGCTCGGCGCGGAAAACGTCATCTATGCCCGCGGCTGCAACATTCTCGACGAGCGCAAGGCGGGCGCCCCGGTCTTCCCCGGCGATGTTGACGACAGCACCTCGCTGGAACAGGCCTCCTCGCTCTCCTCCCGGCTGGACATGATCCCGAGCGCGGTGGAAGCGGCGAAGAACGCCGATGTCGCCATCGTCTGCGTCGGCGACCTGTCCGGCATCTTCCAGACCGGCACTGTCGGCGAAGGCTCCGATGCCGACACGCTGGACCTGCCGGGCGTGCAGCAGAAGCTCCTCGATGCCGTGATCGAGACCGGCAAGCCGGTCATCGTCGTCCTCTCCTCCGGCCGGCCCTACAATCTCGGCGGCGCGGAAGAGAAGATCGCGGCGCAGGTGATGACCTTCTTCTCCGGGCAGGAAGGCGGCACGGCGCTGGCAAGCGTGCTGACCGGCGCGGTGGAACCGTCGGGACGCCTGACGCTGTCGATCCCGCACAATGTCGGCGCCGCGCCCTATTTCTACAATCACAGCTTCAAGAGTTCCGGCACGCCGATCGCCCGCCATTTCGGCAGCCGTTACCCCTTCGGCCACGGCCTCTCCTACACCGATTTCGAATTTTCCGATTTGAGGCTGGAGAGCGAAACCGTCGATATCGAAACGGGCACCGTGCATCTGTCGTTCATGGTCAAGAATGTCGGAGACCGCGACGGCATCGCCGTGCCGCAGCTCTACGTCCGCGACGAAATCGCCACGCTGGTGCGTCCGGTCAAGGAGCTGAAGGCCTTCGGCAAGCTTGCGCTCAAGCACGGGACAAGCGCCCGCGTGACCTTCGAGGTGCCGACGGACATGCTGAACTTCACCGGCTACGAGGGCTACCGCATCGTCGAACCCGGTTTCTTCACGCTGATGGTCGGCGTCTCCAGCGGCGACATCAAGCTGAAGGCGCGGGTTGAAGTGACCGGAGAACGCCGAAAGCTTCCCGCCGACTGGCGCATGCTGAGCGGCTTCGCCGTCGACAAGGCCTGA
- the nikR gene encoding nickel-responsive transcriptional regulator NikR has translation MKRITITLSDDIADALDHYMNESGAQNRSEAIRDLVRRAMLDLKNGPEDADCIGVVSYTVDQTARSLATRLAKRRLDAHDRHVAAVSVPLDHSTALEIEVTRGKLGEVGAAAQKLFLERGVAHGALSVVPVATGGAMHAHEGQAEPHRHLHVRQSFNPARDEEEGQV, from the coding sequence ATGAAGCGCATCACGATCACCCTGTCCGACGATATCGCCGACGCGCTGGACCACTATATGAACGAAAGCGGCGCGCAGAACCGTTCCGAGGCCATTCGCGATCTCGTCCGCCGCGCCATGCTGGACCTCAAGAACGGACCGGAGGACGCCGATTGCATCGGCGTCGTTTCCTATACGGTGGACCAGACCGCGCGCAGTCTCGCGACCCGGCTCGCAAAACGCCGACTCGACGCCCATGACCGCCATGTGGCCGCGGTTTCCGTTCCGCTCGACCATTCGACCGCGCTCGAGATCGAGGTGACGCGCGGCAAGCTCGGCGAGGTGGGCGCTGCCGCGCAGAAACTGTTCCTCGAGCGCGGCGTCGCCCACGGCGCGCTCTCCGTGGTGCCGGTGGCGACCGGGGGCGCGATGCACGCCCATGAAGGCCAGGCCGAGCCCCACCGCCATCTGCACGTCCGGCAGAGCTTCAATCCGGCAAGGGACGAAGAAGAAGGGCAGGTCTGA
- a CDS encoding DUF4031 domain-containing protein produces the protein MAVYVDDMKWPFKGMMMCHMLADTSEELHAMAELIGMERRWVQYPGTAKEHYDVPMTRRAIAVEAGAVEVNWRFMVTLIRSRR, from the coding sequence ATGGCCGTCTATGTCGACGATATGAAATGGCCCTTCAAGGGCATGATGATGTGCCACATGCTGGCCGACACCAGCGAGGAACTGCACGCCATGGCCGAACTGATCGGCATGGAGCGCCGCTGGGTTCAGTATCCGGGAACGGCCAAGGAACACTACGATGTGCCGATGACGCGCCGCGCGATCGCTGTCGAGGCCGGCGCGGTCGAGGTCAACTGGCGTTTCATGGTGACGCTGATCCGCAGCCGCCGATAG
- the recJ gene encoding single-stranded-DNA-specific exonuclease RecJ — translation MTDNPASRKARQRAFLGVERSARGLRWVPRLGAAGENRALAMAQGHGMSELVARVLAGRDVPVAEAAEFLDPTLRQLMPDPFTLTDCEPAAARLVEAIQRSEKVAIFGDYDVDGACSSALVYKFLGAFGIEAEIYIPDRIFEGYGPNPQAIGALIDGGAQLIVTVDCGSTSHESLAVARERGIDVVVIDHHQIGVDLPECAALVNPNREDDLSGQGHLCAAGVVFLVLVAALRALRQAGDIRAGRVDLLAWLDIVALATVCDVVPLKGLNRAYVVKGLVVARALSNPGLAALFRRAGLAGPVTPYHFGFLIGPRINAGGRIGDAALGSRLLTVADPEEAETIAERLDQLNRERQAIEAAMLEEAEADAIAEFGTGEGVGVIVTAREGWHPGIVGLLASRLKDRFARPAFAIAFDGNGKGTGSGRSIAGFDLGRMVRAAVEEGLLVKGGGHAMAAGLTVRRERLSALRAFFEERARDAVEALTADAELKIDGALNASGATLDLIDRLEAAGPYGSGHPQPIFAVPDHKLRDARVIGAGGHVKVTLESAEGAHLDGIAFRAADKPLGEALLSARGRRLSIAGALSGDYFQGRRRVQIRIVDSSLPV, via the coding sequence ATGACCGACAATCCCGCCAGCCGCAAAGCAAGACAGCGCGCCTTTCTCGGCGTCGAGCGGTCAGCGCGCGGCCTGCGCTGGGTTCCGCGGCTGGGGGCGGCCGGCGAGAACCGGGCCCTTGCCATGGCGCAGGGTCACGGCATGTCGGAACTGGTTGCACGCGTGCTGGCGGGCCGCGATGTTCCGGTTGCGGAGGCAGCCGAATTTCTTGATCCGACGCTGCGCCAGCTGATGCCGGACCCGTTCACGCTGACCGATTGCGAGCCGGCCGCCGCGCGGCTTGTCGAAGCGATCCAGCGGAGCGAGAAGGTCGCGATCTTCGGCGACTATGACGTTGACGGCGCCTGTTCATCGGCGCTCGTCTACAAGTTTCTCGGCGCCTTCGGCATCGAGGCCGAAATCTACATTCCCGACCGCATCTTCGAAGGCTATGGTCCCAATCCGCAGGCGATCGGCGCGCTGATCGATGGCGGAGCGCAACTCATCGTCACCGTCGACTGCGGCTCGACCAGCCATGAATCCCTTGCCGTTGCGCGCGAGCGCGGCATCGATGTCGTGGTCATCGACCATCACCAGATCGGCGTCGACCTTCCCGAATGCGCCGCGCTGGTCAACCCGAACCGCGAGGATGATCTCTCCGGCCAGGGGCACCTGTGCGCGGCAGGCGTCGTCTTTCTCGTGCTGGTCGCGGCATTGCGGGCCTTGCGCCAGGCGGGCGACATACGGGCGGGCCGCGTCGACCTGCTCGCATGGCTCGACATCGTCGCCCTTGCGACCGTGTGCGACGTTGTCCCGCTCAAGGGGCTGAACCGGGCATATGTGGTCAAGGGCTTGGTCGTGGCGCGGGCGCTGTCCAATCCCGGCCTTGCGGCGCTCTTCCGGCGGGCGGGACTTGCGGGCCCGGTCACGCCCTATCATTTCGGCTTCCTGATCGGCCCCAGGATCAATGCCGGCGGCCGCATCGGCGATGCCGCGCTCGGTAGCAGGCTGCTGACCGTCGCCGATCCGGAAGAGGCTGAAACGATCGCCGAACGGCTCGACCAGCTCAACCGCGAGCGCCAGGCGATCGAGGCGGCGATGCTGGAAGAGGCGGAGGCGGACGCTATCGCCGAATTCGGAACCGGCGAAGGCGTCGGCGTCATCGTGACCGCGCGGGAAGGCTGGCATCCGGGCATTGTCGGCCTGCTCGCCTCGCGGCTAAAGGACCGCTTCGCGCGTCCGGCCTTCGCCATCGCCTTTGATGGAAACGGCAAGGGCACCGGCTCCGGCCGCTCCATCGCGGGCTTCGATCTCGGCCGCATGGTGCGCGCGGCGGTGGAAGAGGGGCTTCTTGTCAAGGGCGGCGGGCACGCCATGGCCGCCGGCCTCACGGTGCGCCGCGAGCGTCTGTCGGCGCTCAGGGCGTTCTTCGAGGAACGCGCGCGTGATGCCGTGGAGGCGCTGACCGCAGATGCCGAACTGAAGATCGACGGCGCGCTCAATGCCTCCGGGGCCACGCTCGACCTGATCGACCGGCTGGAGGCCGCCGGACCATATGGCTCAGGCCATCCCCAGCCGATCTTCGCCGTGCCAGACCACAAGCTGCGCGATGCGCGCGTGATCGGCGCCGGCGGCCATGTGAAGGTGACGCTCGAAAGCGCCGAGGGCGCCCATCTTGACGGGATCGCCTTCCGCGCCGCCGACAAGCCGCTCGGCGAGGCGCTTCTTTCGGCGCGGGGACGCAGGCTCAGCATTGCCGGCGCGCTGTCGGGCGACTATTTCCAGGGGCGGCGGCGGGTTCAGATCCGCATCGTCGATTCCTCCCTGCCTGTCTGA
- a CDS encoding homoserine dehydrogenase — MADALKIGVAGLGTVGASLVRIIHDRQESLAVSCGRAIEITAVSARNRDKDRGIDLSGTTWFDDPVEMAKSGDIEVLVELIGGADGAAREAVEAALARGVHVVTANKALLAESGVALAAAAEEKGLLLNFEAAVAGGIPVIKAMRESLTGNTISRVYGIMNGTCNYILTRMEKEGLSFEDCLQEAQRLGYAEADPTFDIEGNDTAHKLAIMTALAFGCEISCDDIYLEGISNITQEDIRAASELGYRIKLLGVAQRTEGGIEQRVHPTMVPHDTVIAQVDGVTNAVAIESDILGDLLMVGPGAGGDATASAVLGDVADIAKSRPGIQTVAALGRPAKSLAPYRKARMRSHEGGYFIRLRVVDRIGVIAAIARRMADNQISLESIVQHSANGGGEAPTKTIIMVTHATTELSVRNAVSAMESDGYIVGKPQVIRIEKP, encoded by the coding sequence ATGGCAGATGCCTTGAAAATCGGCGTCGCCGGTCTCGGGACCGTCGGCGCTTCGCTTGTGCGTATCATTCACGACCGGCAGGAAAGCCTCGCGGTCTCCTGCGGACGCGCCATCGAGATCACAGCCGTATCGGCGCGCAACCGCGACAAGGATCGCGGCATCGACCTTTCCGGCACGACATGGTTCGATGATCCTGTCGAAATGGCGAAGAGCGGCGATATCGAGGTTCTGGTCGAACTGATCGGCGGAGCAGACGGCGCGGCGCGCGAGGCTGTCGAGGCCGCGCTTGCCCGCGGCGTTCACGTGGTCACGGCCAATAAGGCGCTTCTGGCCGAAAGCGGCGTGGCGCTGGCAGCCGCGGCTGAGGAAAAGGGGCTGCTGCTCAATTTCGAGGCGGCGGTTGCCGGCGGCATTCCTGTGATCAAGGCGATGCGCGAATCGCTGACCGGCAATACGATTTCGCGCGTCTACGGCATCATGAACGGCACCTGCAACTACATCCTGACCCGGATGGAGAAGGAGGGGCTTTCCTTCGAGGACTGCCTGCAGGAGGCGCAGCGTCTCGGCTATGCCGAGGCCGATCCGACCTTCGACATCGAAGGCAATGACACCGCCCACAAGCTCGCCATCATGACCGCGCTTGCCTTCGGCTGCGAGATTTCCTGCGACGACATCTATCTGGAGGGCATTTCCAATATCACCCAGGAGGATATCCGGGCAGCCTCCGAGCTCGGCTACCGAATCAAGCTACTGGGCGTGGCGCAGCGCACCGAAGGCGGCATCGAGCAGCGGGTTCATCCGACCATGGTGCCGCATGACACCGTGATTGCCCAGGTCGACGGCGTGACCAATGCGGTTGCGATCGAAAGCGACATTCTCGGCGACCTGCTGATGGTCGGTCCCGGCGCGGGCGGCGATGCGACGGCGTCCGCCGTGCTCGGCGACGTCGCCGATATCGCCAAGTCTCGTCCCGGCATCCAGACGGTTGCGGCCCTCGGCCGTCCGGCGAAATCGCTGGCGCCCTACAGGAAGGCGCGCATGCGCAGCCATGAGGGCGGCTATTTCATCCGTCTGCGCGTGGTCGACCGCATCGGCGTCATCGCCGCGATTGCCCGCCGCATGGCCGATAACCAGATCTCGCTCGAATCGATCGTCCAGCATTCCGCCAATGGCGGCGGCGAGGCCCCGACCAAGACGATCATCATGGTCACCCATGCGACGACCGAGCTGTCCGTCCGCAACGCCGTCTCGGCGATGGAGAGCGACGGCTACATCGTCGGCAAGCCGCAGGTTATCCGCATCGAGAAGCCGTAA
- a CDS encoding LL-diaminopimelate aminotransferase — MEEFHKVRRLPPYVFEQVNRLKASARAAGADIIDLGMGNPDLPTPQSIVDKLCEVVRDPRTHRYSSSKGIPGLRRAQAGYYARRFGVKLNPETEVVATLGSKEGFANMAQAITAPGDVILCPNPTYPIHAFGFLMAGGVIRSLSVEPDDSFFPPLERAIKHSIPKPLALVINYPSNPTAHVATLDFYKEVIAFARKHEIIVLSDLAYSEIYFDGAPPPSVLQVPGAKDVAVEFTSMSKTFSMPGWRMGFAVGNERLISALARVKSYLDYGAFTPIQVAATHALNGDGKDIEEVRSIYHKRRDVMVESFGKAGWDVTPPAATMFAWAKIPEPFQALGSLEFSKLLVEKADVAVAPGIGFGEHGDQHVRIALVENEHRIRQAARNLKRFFASADVAPDNIVALNAHR; from the coding sequence ATGGAAGAGTTCCACAAGGTCAGGCGACTGCCGCCATACGTTTTCGAACAGGTCAACCGTTTGAAGGCGAGCGCGCGAGCGGCGGGTGCCGATATCATCGACCTTGGCATGGGCAATCCCGATCTTCCCACCCCGCAATCCATCGTCGACAAGCTGTGCGAGGTCGTGCGCGACCCGCGCACCCACCGCTACTCGTCCTCCAAGGGTATTCCGGGCCTGAGACGCGCACAGGCCGGCTATTACGCCCGCCGCTTCGGCGTCAAGCTCAATCCCGAGACCGAGGTGGTGGCGACGCTCGGCTCCAAGGAGGGCTTCGCCAACATGGCCCAGGCGATCACCGCGCCGGGCGATGTGATCCTCTGCCCCAACCCGACCTATCCGATCCATGCCTTCGGTTTCCTGATGGCGGGCGGCGTGATCCGCTCGCTGTCGGTCGAGCCGGACGACAGTTTCTTTCCGCCGCTGGAGCGGGCGATCAAGCACTCGATCCCGAAGCCGCTGGCGCTGGTGATCAACTATCCGTCCAACCCGACGGCGCATGTGGCGACGCTGGACTTCTACAAGGAGGTCATCGCCTTTGCCCGCAAGCACGAGATCATCGTGCTGTCGGACCTTGCCTATTCGGAGATCTATTTCGACGGCGCGCCGCCGCCCTCCGTCCTGCAGGTGCCGGGCGCCAAGGATGTCGCCGTCGAGTTCACCTCCATGTCGAAGACCTTCTCCATGCCGGGCTGGCGCATGGGCTTTGCCGTCGGCAACGAGCGGCTGATCTCGGCCCTGGCGCGGGTGAAGTCCTATCTCGACTACGGCGCCTTCACGCCGATCCAGGTGGCCGCCACCCATGCGCTCAACGGCGACGGCAAGGATATCGAGGAAGTGCGCTCGATCTATCATAAGCGTCGCGACGTGATGGTGGAGAGCTTCGGCAAGGCCGGCTGGGACGTGACGCCGCCCGCGGCGACCATGTTTGCCTGGGCCAAGATACCCGAACCTTTCCAGGCGCTCGGCTCGCTCGAATTTTCCAAGCTTCTGGTGGAAAAGGCCGACGTCGCCGTCGCGCCGGGCATCGGCTTCGGCGAGCATGGCGACCAGCATGTGCGCATCGCGCTTGTCGAAAACGAGCACCGCATCCGCCAGGCCGCGCGCAACCTGAAGCGCTTCTTCGCGTCCGCCGATGTCGCGCCGGACAATATCGTGGCGCTCAACGCCCATCGTTGA
- a CDS encoding ferritin-like domain-containing protein yields the protein MKVPTTILAGLALAAGMGNVSVAMAAPALPDDVQAALTRALEDEYHAEAFYTAVIDVYGPVRPFVNIVAAEQQHASAVAALMDAYGMAVPENAMLGSAEIAAAVPGSLAEACQIGVDAELENRTLYDGQLIPVSSAYPDIVNVMQALRDASEYKHLPAFARCAGL from the coding sequence ATGAAAGTTCCGACAACAATTCTGGCGGGCCTCGCGCTTGCCGCAGGCATGGGCAACGTCTCCGTGGCTATGGCCGCGCCGGCCCTGCCGGACGATGTCCAGGCGGCGCTGACGCGCGCGCTGGAGGACGAGTACCACGCGGAGGCCTTCTATACGGCCGTCATTGACGTCTACGGCCCGGTTCGTCCCTTCGTCAACATTGTCGCCGCGGAACAGCAGCATGCGAGCGCGGTCGCTGCGCTGATGGACGCCTATGGCATGGCGGTTCCGGAAAACGCCATGCTCGGCTCGGCGGAGATCGCGGCCGCCGTTCCCGGCAGTCTTGCCGAAGCCTGTCAGATCGGCGTCGATGCCGAACTCGAGAACCGCACGCTTTATGACGGGCAACTGATTCCCGTCTCCAGCGCCTATCCGGATATCGTCAATGTGATGCAGGCGCTGCGGGATGCCTCCGAGTACAAGCACCTTCCGGCATTTGCCCGCTGTGCCGGCCTCTAA
- the sfsA gene encoding DNA/RNA nuclease SfsA, whose product MKFAPPLQPARLVRRYKRFLFDAVLEDGSAITGSCPNTGSMRGLTTPGSVIWLSRNDDGKRKYPHRFELIEADGTTVGVNTGLPNRLAEEAIRAGLIADFAEYTDIRREQKYGRQSRIDLLLRDDRRPDLYVEVKNVHFIRTPGLAEFPDSVTARGARHLAELADMVAAGHRAAMVYVIQRHDCDRLKIAGDLDPAYLSAFSAARAAGVEAYAIKCKVACDSITPDATVPIEDS is encoded by the coding sequence ATGAAGTTCGCCCCGCCCCTGCAGCCCGCCCGTCTCGTCCGCCGCTACAAGCGGTTTCTGTTCGACGCGGTGCTGGAAGATGGCTCCGCGATCACCGGCTCCTGCCCGAATACCGGCTCCATGCGCGGGCTGACGACGCCCGGATCGGTGATCTGGCTGTCGCGCAATGACGACGGCAAGCGCAAATATCCGCACCGCTTCGAACTGATCGAGGCCGATGGAACGACGGTCGGGGTCAATACCGGGCTACCCAACCGGCTCGCCGAGGAAGCGATCCGCGCCGGGCTGATCGCCGATTTCGCCGAATACACCGACATCCGCCGCGAGCAGAAATATGGGCGGCAGAGCCGAATCGACCTGCTTTTGCGCGATGACCGGCGGCCGGACCTTTATGTCGAGGTCAAGAATGTCCATTTCATCCGCACGCCGGGCCTTGCCGAATTCCCCGATTCGGTCACAGCGCGCGGCGCACGTCATCTCGCGGAACTGGCCGACATGGTCGCCGCGGGACATCGCGCGGCCATGGTCTACGTCATCCAGCGCCACGACTGTGACCGCCTGAAGATCGCGGGCGACCTCGACCCGGCCTATCTCAGCGCCTTCAGCGCCGCGCGGGCCGCCGGCGTCGAGGCTTACGCGATAAAATGCAAGGTGGCCTGTGACAGCATCACGCCAGATGCTACAGTGCCGATTGAAGACAGTTAG